A single genomic interval of Metasolibacillus fluoroglycofenilyticus harbors:
- a CDS encoding TlpA family protein disulfide reductase, with the protein MKLKDALPEFHGATGWLNRKIRKSDLKNITIVHFWSVSCALCKELLPKLYAVAKNYEVDLVAVHMPRQPEDEELATVREAVRQYEMKEAIFLDHNKHLVDIYNPRFIPTYYVFDEQQQLRHIQTAGSMRLIENKIQHLMRMKRQ; encoded by the coding sequence ATGAAATTGAAAGATGCACTACCAGAATTTCACGGAGCAACAGGATGGCTAAATCGTAAAATAAGAAAAAGTGATTTGAAAAATATTACAATCGTTCATTTTTGGTCAGTTAGCTGTGCTTTGTGCAAGGAACTCTTACCAAAGCTTTATGCAGTAGCAAAAAATTATGAGGTTGATTTAGTAGCGGTTCATATGCCGAGACAACCAGAAGATGAAGAACTTGCAACAGTAAGGGAAGCCGTGCGTCAATATGAGATGAAGGAAGCTATTTTTTTAGACCATAACAAGCATTTGGTAGATATTTATAATCCTCGTTTTATACCGACATACTATGTATTTGACGAGCAGCAACAATTACGCCATATTCAAACGGCAGGCAGCATGCGCTTAATCGAAAATAAAATACAGCATTTGATGCGCATGAAAAGGCAGTAA
- a CDS encoding potassium channel family protein codes for MKKEFVVIGLGRFGGSIVRELVSLGANVMAIDSTSERVDEYAQIATQAVVANTTDESVIKSLGLWNFEHVIVAIGEDIQASILTTLILKEHGVPQITVKAQNDYHEKVLRKIGADFVVHPERDMGIRIANNMMSTSVLDYLELSDEYSIMEIKASDKIAGHSLIDLDIRAQYGINIVGIKRDETIIVSPMPQDPILLGDILLIIGADVDINRFVKKAL; via the coding sequence ATGAAAAAAGAATTTGTTGTAATTGGACTAGGGCGCTTTGGCGGAAGTATTGTAAGGGAATTAGTTTCGCTCGGCGCAAATGTTATGGCGATTGATTCGACGAGTGAGCGTGTTGATGAGTATGCTCAAATTGCTACACAGGCAGTTGTTGCTAATACAACTGATGAATCTGTTATTAAATCGCTTGGTTTATGGAATTTTGAGCATGTTATTGTGGCAATCGGTGAGGACATCCAAGCGAGTATTTTAACGACACTAATTTTAAAGGAGCATGGCGTTCCACAAATTACCGTAAAAGCCCAAAATGATTATCATGAAAAAGTATTAAGAAAAATTGGCGCAGACTTTGTCGTACATCCAGAGCGAGATATGGGTATACGTATCGCCAATAATATGATGTCAACGAGCGTGCTTGACTATTTAGAGCTATCAGATGAATACTCTATTATGGAAATTAAAGCAAGTGACAAAATTGCGGGTCACAGCTTGATTGATTTGGATATTCGTGCACAGTACGGCATTAACATTGTAGGTATTAAAAGGGATGAAACGATTATTGTTTCACCCATGCCACAGGACCCCATTTTATTAGGGGATATTTTATTAATAATTGGGGCAGATGTCGACATTAACCGCTTTGTAAAGAAAGCACTGTAA